The Raphanus sativus cultivar WK10039 chromosome 6, ASM80110v3, whole genome shotgun sequence sequence TTGGATGGTGATCAGCCAATGCGGAAGGCTAGTAAGAGGAAGAACCGTGGTCCTTTGGACAAGTTCGTGATGTCAGTGCCTGCAGACATCTTGCAAGGCAGAAAAGATAGGAAAGGGGTGTTTGGAGTTTGTGACAAGGACCTGAGAGACAAAACGTGTGGAGCAATAGCAAGATGGTTTTATGATGCTGGGATTCCTTTCAATGCTGCCTCACATGAGAGTTTCAAGAAAATGACAGAGGCGATTGCACAGTACGGTATGGGACTAAAGCCTCCTTCAATGTATGAGATCCGGTTCCCTTTACTTCAAAAGGAAGTAGCCATTGTTCAAGATGAGCTGGTTCCCAACAGGGAGGAGTGGGCAGCGAAAGGATGCACGATCATGTCTGATGGATGGCGTGATTCTGTGGTGCAGAAAGACATCATTAACTTTCTGGTTAACTCACCAAAAGGCTCTGTTTTCATCAGGTCAAAAGAAGTGTCTGAAGTTGTGAAAGATGCTACACTGCTGTTCAAGTTACTTGACGACATGGTTGAGGAAGTTGGAGAGATGAATGTGGTACAAGTTGTCACAGACAATGCTTCAAATTATGTGAAGGCCGGGAAACTACTTGAAGCAAAACGTCCACATCTCTTTTGGACTCCTTGTTCTGCCCATTGTATCGATCTGATGCTTGAGGACATTGGAAAGATAGAGGCTGTGAAGAACTCAATGAAGAAGTGTATGTTCGTTAATGCCTACATCTACTGCCGTGTTCCTCTTGTGAACATGATGAGAAGGTTCGCAAACCATAAGAACTTGCATAGGCCGGCTGTGACAAGATTTGCCACTTCCTTCATCACGATGAAGCAATTTCACCTTCAGCAAGGCAATTAGAAGAAGATGGTCACCTCAGAAGAGTGGAACCAATCCAAATGGCCAAAGGAAGCAGGAGCAAGGAAGTTGAAGCAGTACATTCTTCAAGACAGCTTTTGGAGGAACATAGCGTATGCTTTGAAGATAAGCTGTCCGTTGGTGAAGGTGCTCCGAATGGTTGATGGTGAGAGGAAACCACCAATGGGGTACATCTATGCTGCAATGGATAGGGCAAAATAAACTATTGCTAGTAGTTTCAACGGGAAGAAGGCTAAGTACGAGAAGGTATTTGAGGTGATAGACAAGCGATGGGACTGTCAGCTCCATCAACCACTTCACGCTCTCAATCCAGCTATTCACTATGCCCATCCTGCTGATGTTTGTTGTGAGGAAGTCGAAACTGGACTCTACCAATGCATCACAAGGTTGGTTCGAGACAGTGCAGTTCAAGACAAGATCATGGTAAAGCTTGAAGTGTTTAAGAATGCTAGTGGTCTCTTCGGTCTTCCCCTGGCTATTAGGCAGAAAGAGATGAAGGCGCCAGGTAAGAATTCTTTATTTTTAGCTTTGCAAGTTTCATTTCCAGCTTTGCAAGTGCAGATAATATTCTTctatctatttttctattggttaaaatatggTTAGGAAATGTACTggtaatgatttttattttagaaatatgtaaaattaaatgttttattaatttgtatgCATAAATCTATAACggcaattaaaattaaaattaaaagaagagaatattaaaactatatttttatattttctgaataatttttatctttaaaatattttagccGACTCTATTGATATAATTGACCATTCCATTTAACAGTTTATACGATATACTCAAACATGGAAATTTTCTAATTAACTTTCTACCGGAGAAATGCTAATTTAAggatatctatattattaaagttgaagtacacaattcaattatttggaaacaagaatagtaaaataaatgagatacgtttggaaatatagatagtagaataaataagatatgtttggaaacatggatagtagagatgcgtactttttttatttgcacatttagccattgtatttttaataaattaataacaaatgagaattgtttagaaacatgaataaaatatttaatacttatttttattaaaaaaattagccattgtttttacaataaattaacaactttcatttttttcttttaatttacaattttgtcactttacaattatttttatttacaattctttgtggtgaaaataaaaacacaaactgaaatataaatagtatattatataaaacaatttttaaaaacagtattattaccttatttagtttagtcaactataaaaatttcaagagttcaatttaaaaaaaaaatcataaaattaataataattcataaaactaatgcaaaaaattaaaattttgaaacatggataaaagtatatcagttttaaaatatagaaaatggactaatctaattacctaaaaacattgttttgtctaaaataatcatagaataaaatttaaaatttatatacatatttcaaatcaaaataataatttaaagttgatttatatcaaaaatttatttaaaaatgcatatattcaaaaatttatttttactaaaatattttccaataatcattattaaaaaatgttttcaatatatataagaaaaaatacaacaaaagattaattacatataccaacttaaattatggtttttatatttcacattaaactttaagaatataatatatgtgattatttataagatggtacatataaaatactattagttatatgattatttatatggtggaccaatacaattaattatatgatgacatatatatgatacataatagtgactagggttgggcgttcaggtatccattctgGTTTGTTTCGgttctgtttgggtttcggatttccagggtcaaagatttcagccccattcataggcctgggcattttacccggacccgaagacccgacccgaaaccgacccgaaaaaacccggtccgggtaggaaccgacccgatcaaattaccctatcgggtcttgttgtagaggacccgcgggtcttggacccgacccgacccgaacccgaaacccGGCAggtacccgaattaataatataaattaaataaaatgaatcaatggGGAGTCGAAGACGGGTTATCTGTCTACATAGCAAAGGGGTCAGCCACTaagagacaaccaactattGTTCTATTTcgcatagtttagtatatatacacattttaatataataaaaacataaattttaaataaaatgtcaaatattttcggatatattaatattttcagatttttttttttgtatttttaggtattttttaggttgaacccgaaccgaacccgacccgaacccgacccagaaccgaaccgataaattctagttacccgaatgggtccaactatataagacccgacccgacccggacccggtacaacccgaaccgatccggaaccgaaaatttgaatttaccctatcgggtcctaaactcctagacccgaaagacccggacccgaaaggacccggcccgaacccgacccgacgacccgaatgcccaggcctacccattcatatatttctaaattttagttcgaATTATGGATCTGTTTGGCTTTTGGGTTTCCCATTTccggagtcaaagatttcagccccattcagatatttctaaatttcagttcgaattatattcggatctttgcgtgTTCAGTTCAGATTCGGATaaaccatttaaattattattttaaaaattcattatatattctgaatttcttaaaatatataaataaaataatatattgtatataaatctgaataacatatgtcagaatacctaaacttaatatataaattggtttggtttaaattttggatcaaaaattaataattattttaaatatttttggtgttttgagtgtacttccactatgttagatatttatatttgactattttatatattttcaaatatttaaaccaacctaaagtatcatatatattttagatgtttttatatacaataaaactaaaaataattaatatgtatataagtatttaaatctttttcggatacattttgatatccaaaatacttcggttcgaattggttatggtttcggttgtctaaatatcaaaattttgaataatttagatatttaatcaattttggttcgggtttaatattactctttcggattgtgatcggttcggttcttcagattagaattttttatttagttgatattgacatgaaaaataaatagtaatatatttttaaatatacatccgcacgggcgtgcagatcaaaatctagtttataattaaatcaaatcagatttattttaacttgcataatttaattgatttttagtaattttaggaaaaatactttttcaaaaacattttttgtcaATCAAGATTTTAACAAAATGGATTTCCTCCAAACTAGGGAAACTAGTTTCTGGTGTCTAGTCAAATTTCCAATGAAAAACCAAAATctgttaaataaaatatagaataaagatatattttaataatatatatgtgtgtgtcgtGAGTGAGGGAGAGGGATTGACTTTTTCATTCAGTTCTGAATTGATTAAAAGAGTGAAGGGGTACATGTATTTATAGTGATAGGGAGTCGGTTAATACACCGACTATGAGCAATAAGACAAAATATACTCCATTCGTGTCTAATTATAAGTAGTTTTGCTTAAAAGCACAAATATTTAGgagttgtttttttgtttaaatttttttatttaatcaattaattcaaccaattataaaagACCTAACATTTTTTCATTAGCCATACaatattcaataaataaaaaaggtgcattgaaatatgtaaactacttatattgtgaaacaaactattttttctaaaattacttatatatagaaacagagggagtataaacaataataaaccaaaatatccTTTAATGGATAATCATCTCCAATATTATCTTTAACACTCCCTTGattatcaattttatattaCGTAGTGCCTCGTTAAAAACATAATCATAGAAAAatccaatgggataaaaaccatgacaaaaaaaaaagagtaaactGACGTAATCTCCCCCTGAGAGTAATGGACATAGATTTTTCTTCATAACTCACGCAAACGCCGCATCCCGATACCGTCGACGTGTTTCCGGAATGTTGTAGTCGGAAGAGACTTGGTGAACAAGTCAGCCGGATTGTCGCATGACCGTACATATTCGATGTctacttctttatttttctcgagCTCCCGAATGTACGAGAAAAATCTTGGAAGGATGTGCTTTGTTCTGTCGCTCTTGATATAACCTTCTTTGAGTTGAGCGGCACAAGCCGAGTTGTCTTCAAAAACTTTCGTCGGCTCTTTCTTGTTAACTATTCCGCTTGAATCTTGTATGTGGTGACTCATTGATCTCAACCACACACATTCTCGACATGTTTCGTGAAACGCAATAGTTTCTGCATGATTCGAAGATGTTGCAACCAGAGTTTGTTTTTGGGACCGCCAAGAGATCACGGTTCCACCAATTGTAAAAACATATCCGGCTTGCGTTTGAATGTATCTGCAAAACCATACCAAACTCGGATTTTCTAGAATAAATCAACCCTGAATCAATACGTACCTTGGAGAGAACATATATGTTCGCGACGTCGTTATATGCTTTATGACCATTAGCATCTCCAAAGTACTTATTTATATAAGATCTTACCAGAAtcttttaaacaatatattttcaatacatgttcttctggaacctTTCTACTTATGTCTTCTTTCAGATATTTTCGGGGATTTTATCTTTCGAACCAGCTGATCTCCCCCT is a genomic window containing:
- the LOC108808357 gene encoding uncharacterized protein LOC108808357 produces the protein MSDAGAGSSQGGGSQGGGQQVDPRRKYGTMVNNNVNHWKCIFCYKVLTAGVSRLKQHLVGRHKNAKKCPICPEHVRAELQNYMAKKAEERAALSMKYQHAVHEDDVEDLDGDQPMRKASKRKNRGPLDKFVMSVPADILQGRKDRKGVFGVCDKDLRDKTCGAIARWFYDAGIPFNAASHESFKKMTEAIAQYGMGLKPPSMYEIRFPLLQKEVAIVQDELVPNREEWAAKGCTIMSDGWRDSVVQKDIINFLVNSPKGSVFIRSKEVSEVVKDATLLFKLLDDMVEEVGEMNVVQVVTDNASNYVKAGKLLEAKRPHLFWTPCSAHCIDLMLEDIGKIEAVKNSMKKCMFVNAYIYCRVPLVNMMRRFANHKNLHRPAVTRFATSFITMKQFHLQQGN